The genomic window GTGTCGGAGAGATGGAATTGTATGACATTGACCCTCTCATGTAGGTAGTCCACGAGTTTCTTCCACTGTCTCCCCCAATCGGAGAAGAGGCTATCCATGTCCTCGTCGCCCTGCTCGAACTGATCCGCCCACTCGTCGATGGGTGGCATCCGGTAGAACAATTGGCGTGAGAACAGCCCGTTCTCGGCCGAGGGAATAAGTGGCCGTACCTGCGCTGGAGTGCCGCTTAACAAGACACTGAGGTAAGAGGCCGGGCACTCCCGGTATTCCCGGTTCGTGCGTCGGTTGAAGGCCAGTCGCTCGTGGTCGTGGCATTTACGCAAGGTATCGCTCCAGTGCCCGTGCTCGGTGCCGATGGCCGTGCTCACGGTATCGGCCTCGGTCTCGCAGATCAGCCCTATGCCGTCGGCCTCGATGAGGTTCTCCAGCACGCCGGTGCCGGAATTGTTACCGGCGATAAGGAACATCTTGAGGGGAGGCATCTCGGGCTCCGGCGTATCGGATTTTTTCTTGCCCAGCGAGTCCCAACGGCTCTTCTCCTCCCGGTAAGCTTTATGCCTCTGCCGGTAGTTCGCCATCATCGCCTCATGTATCGGCTCGGCAAGCCGGCGTGTCCAAGCGAGGGCTCCCTTTCCCGAGGCGGGAGGGGCGACGATGAACGTTTGCAGGCAAGGGTAGTAGAATTTTCGCCCGTACGATATCCGGATCGATTTGTTGAGTGTCGCTCCCAACACGGTGATAGCGCCCAGCAGGAGGATATCCTTTTGGGCGGGGGTATCGCCCCGGTCGATCATCCGCTTGAGGAAAGCGGGCCAAGGATACTCCGGAAAGGCGGGCGGGACATTTTTCACGGACTGTTCCTCGTGCGTACACGTGTGCGTGTGTGAAGGAGGCGTGAATGTTTGAAAGTTTGAAAGTTTCCCGGCCTCGGCCAAGGATTTGTCCAGCCTCACGCCGGCTAGGTCCGCCAAGTGGAATACGGATCCCAAGCCATTCCGTCCATTGCCTCCTTTGAGGGCATGGTCGTATAGCTTATCCGCCTCGGTAGAGACATATTTCTCCGACATCCGGCAGATACGATGGAAGAATGTCCGGCCGGCCTTTCCGCAATCGTTGGCGATGGCGAAGGCGATCGGCATATACTCTTGATAGGTGGGAGCGATGTTCGCCCCCTGTTTCTCGATGGCGGCAACGAGCCGCTCCAGATCTGATAATGGGTTCATGATGAATGAATAATGAATGGTGAATAATGAATAACGATTTATAACTGCCAACTGTCACTTGTCCTCTGTCAACGATTCCGGTCTCCTAGCCTCGCTGAGGGATCGTGGCAAAGGAAGCAAGCCCGTGAGAGGTCTGCGTTCGTGGCATCAGCTTTCAGCCCGTATTTCCACTCAAGATATTCCCAAGCGAATCGTACCGCCTCATCGAAAGACTCCTCTACGGTTTTCTTGATCGACAGGCGATAGGGTACGAGGAGCTTGATTCCCGTGGTACTGGGACTCACGAAGGAGAGATCGGGGCGTAGCCGCTCATCGGCGAACAGCGTGTCCCTCCAACAGATCGCCTCTTCGGGTGAGGAAAGGTGATCGATGTCGATGACGAACTCGCCCGAGGGCACGAGCAAGTGATCTTCCTTGCGGTAGGAGAAGATACCGGCGGGCGTGACATAGGGTAGCAAACTCTGTTTCAGCCGCCTGAACCGTTTCTCGTCGCCCGATGCGGCACGTACCTGATCGGTACGCTCACGCAGCCACTCGCTGGTGGTGATATAGGCGTACAATTGACTGACACAGACGACCCCGTTCGGTACTTGATTGGTGATGGGGGCGTTGAAAAAGGAAAAGATAGACTCTTTCATGATCGGATAAAATAAATTGATTATTCGGTTACTGCCGGTAAAGGAACGCGTTCCTGCCCGTTCCCGGAATAGCGATGGACGGGACGGGTACGGAAACGGACGTACGGTGGATGAAATGAGGATAGAAATAAAATATACCCCCGTGAAAGGGGTGATTATTGTTAACACTTAAATTAAAAACGGATATGACAGAAAATCAAGAGCGGGCGGAACAGGCACGTTCTGCCTTTACGGTCAATGGAGGTAACGTGCAGATCCTGCCCAATGCCACCATCGCTATCCAGAACATCCATTGGGGTGACGGGACGGTGACACGGACGGAACGTTGGATTACGCCCGCGGAATCGGGACTTCATGAGTCTCCGTCTCCTCCGATAAACTCTCCTGCCCCTCCAGTGACGGCTGAACCCTCCTCGTTGGCCTTGTTCATCCCGGACGAGGCGACCCGTCTTGTCTACGAGGCCCGCCTATGCGCCTGCCCGGACACGGTCACCCTTTGCCAGACGGTATTGACGGACCTTTACAACGAGATCCTAGCCGACTACTCGTCTCCCCTCAAGCTGGTCAAGAGCCGTGCCTTCATCAGCGCCCTCTTGCCTCACCTCACGTTCGTGAACGGGGCGAATGTACCGAGCATTCGGTATGGGATCAGGAAGTATGTGCTGGGGGAAGGGGTGAGATAAAAAAGTGGTAGGCTATTTTATCTCAGTAATCTATCTTTATAAATATAGCTTAAACTCAATTTAAATTTAGACACTCGATTTATTCTGTCGGAGCTGGATCCATACATCCGGACAGCAGTCTTGAGTGCTTATATTTTTATTGTTTATGGAGTTAGTGAATTCATCCATTTGCCCGACGTGTGTAGTGGCTTGGGACTTGCTTAATTTATTTGCTATCTTATTGGTGGTGTACGACCATTGTATGTAGTATCTATTGGAGGTAGATGTCACACATAATCCGATGTTTTTGTGGATAAGCTCGTTTCATATGCCCTTGTTCATGGCTTTGTCAGGTTTGTTTGCTAGGAGGGCGTATCAGGGTTCTTTTAAGGATTTCTTGGTGAAGCGGGGTCGGCAAGTGCTTTTGCCCTGTTCCTTATGGAGCTTGATAATCTACATTGTATTGGCCTTTTTGGATGGAGACATACATATCCATGGGATCAGATCGTTCGCTGTCAATACCTTGTGGTTCTTGAAGAGTGTTTTTGTATGCGGGCTCTTAGGTTTCGTGGCATTTAAGCTGCAAGGAAAACGAGTCCTATGGGTCACCTTCTCTCTTTTGCTGAGTCAAGTGACATTGGTTTGGAATGTGTTTATCATGTATCCTTGTTTCTTTTTCGGTATCGGTGTCTTTAGCTATTTGTCCGAGATCATGCGATTCAAGGGGTGGGCGCTGACCATATCGGGTTTACTTTTTGTGGCATCATCGTTGTATGTTGCTTTCACGCCTGATTTTTGGGTAAGGAATCAAGAGATTTGCGAAGCTCTTTTCTCAGGAACGTTGTCGCTGACGGAGAATGCGCTCTTTTTATTGGAGGTGATTTTCAAGAGGTATTTTCAGCTTTTTATCGGATTGTCGGGCTCGCTGTTTTTTATCACCCTTTTTATTGGTTGTGCACTGATGCGCACGATGCCTGTTCCCTTTCTTTTGCTAAGTGGAGGCAATACACGTTAGGAGTGTATGTTATTCAATCATTGCTTCTGGAGACGTTACTCGTGAGGTGGGTTTCTTTTGGTGCGGATACCCTCGTACTATTTGATATGTTGATCGGTCCTCTCCTGACGTTGTTGATTGTTATTATTTGCTTGTGGATAAATTTATTAATAATTGTTAATGATAAGGGGGAGACTCAGCTTGTTCCTTTTGGGAAGGGATTACTCTCAAGATGCCCGTTAACGGCTGCCTAACAATTTTAGAGGAATATTGGAAGAAAAACATCTTTTCCGAATGAATAAATACAAACGGTTAGGGAAAAATAGTTTATTGGTATTTGTGGGTTCAATAGGTAGTAAGCTATTGGCTATCTTAATGCTTCCTTTTTATACGGCATGGCTTTCTGTGGAGAGTTACGGGGATGTCGATTTGGTGAGTACCTATGTCTCTTTGATCATGGGGATAGTGACCTTGTGTGTGACTGATGCCATTTTCCGGTTTCCACAAGGAAAGGGCCGTGAGGAGCAACGGATACTCTTCTCTTCTGGATTGGCGGTCGTTTCGCTTTCCCTTGTCTTATTTGGGGGGCTCTATTATGGCTTACTTAAATGGGCTACGGGAGTACGATGGGGGGTATTTGACGCCTATGCTGGATATATCTATACGTTGTTGATCTTTAGTTTCTTGCAATTGTATCTTCAGCAATTCTCAAGAAGTATAGATCGGATGTCTGTCTTTGTAATGTCTGGAGTCATCCTGACGTTTGTTATAGCGCTCTCTTCGTTATTGTTGGTTCCCAAATGGGGGGTAGACGGTTATCTGATCTCCCAATTGATTGGTTTTGCAGCTTCGATTTCCTATACATCCTTTTCTATGCGCATAGATCGTTATTTGTCTTATTCCTCGATCTCTGTATCTGCAATGAAAGAGATGTTATCCTATTCAATTCCTATGATACCAAATGCCACGCTTTGGTGGATATTGGGTACATCCAATCGGTTGTTCCTGGAACATTACCATTCGACTGACTTGGTTGGGATCTTCGCCGTTTCCAATCGTTTTCCCTCGATTATAACTATGGTGTTCAATACCTTTTTCCTTTCGTGGCAGATTTCTGTACTGGAAGAATTTGAGAAGCCCGGGTTCCGTATATTTTATAATCGTATCATGAGACTGTGTTTTGTCTTGTTACTATTGGTGGAGTTCCTCCTTAGTTTGTCAAGCTATTGGTTGATCCGTTTCTTTGCGGACGAAGCCTATCTCGACGCTTGGCGATATATCCCCTTCTTGGGACTCGCTGCGGTTTTCTCCTCTTTCTCTACGCTGATGGGGACGATGTTTATGGCAACCAAAAATACACGCTATTTTCTTACTACAAGCCTTTGGGGTGGTCTGTTGTGTCTTGGAATGAATCTTTTGCTGATACCTTTATATGGGATTATGGGGGCTACTGTCTCCTTGTTGATCGCACATTTTATCATCTTGTATTTGAGAATTATAAAGTCAGATAAATACGTTTATCTAGAGGGCAAAGGTGATTATTTATCTCAAATAGCACTCCTATTGGGGGCTATCATAGGAATCCTGTTTTTGGATGCCTGGTCTTTGAGGCTCATGTCATTCTCTCTCTTTTTCGCTTTGTTCATACTGTTGAACAAGGGTTTTGTAAAAGAGGTATTGGATAGTTTGGTTAATATAATAAGAAAATAATGATATATCCAGAAGTAGTAGTCTTTGCGGGAGGAGCTATTGGAAGTGTGATTTCTGCATGCAGGAATATACGGAAAACCTATGGGATTGATACGTATGTAGTTTGCATAAATAGCTCATATCTACAGCCCGTTTTTACTAAGAGTAAGTATATTACAGGAGTATTTACATTTGATGGGATTGAGTCTCCTTCTATTTTACTGAGAGAGATGGAGGCATGGTATGCTCAGATGGGATTTGAAATGAGACCGGTTCTGATCTCAACGACTGATATTTCTTGTATCTATGTGAATACCTTTAGGAATCGGTATGAAGAGCTTTTTTTATTGACATTCCCTTCTGTAGAAATTATTGACATATATACATTGAAAGGTTTTGCCGAGGTTGATGCGTCTGAACATGGGTTGAGTGTTCCTAAAAGTAAGCTCGTGAATAATACTGTTGATATGGATTTTATAGAACAGGAATTTGACTTTCCAGTTATTATAAAACCAGTCTCTACTAGAAGTGAAGATAAATTGGGATTTAAAACAAAAATATGTGAGCGGGATGATTTTAGGTCGTATACTAATTCATTTGTAGAGAATGGCCATCATTTCTTGTGCCAAGAGTACATACCAGGAAACGACAACTCTGTATGGTTCTATTTGTTTGTGAGGTCTCATTCTGGAAAAGTATTAGATGTAATGGGAGTAAAGACACTTCAGTCTCCTCCGGGTAACGGGATTATGGCTATAGGAGAGACTCAAGAAAATCCAGAGTTAATGAGGATTTGCAGAGATTTCCTGTCTAGGATTGATTATAAAGGAATTGGAGGTCTTGAGTTTAAATATTTTAATGGTAAATACTATTTTATAGAAATGAGTATTCGCATAGATGGTTTTATTTCTATATCCGACTCATTTTTGCCTCTATCCTTAATCGCCTATGAGGATGCTGTAGGTATATTAGATGTAGCTAAATATGAATTAACGATTCGAAATGTAAAATATATGGATTTACGATCCACATTATCAGCTCGCTTTTCAGAGCATCGTTATGGGGAATTATTTAAGGATATATGCCAATTGTTTATATGTAAGTATATGCAGCTCAATATCTTTTATAAAGATAACTGGAAACCATTTGTTTATACATTCGTTTTATCCGTTAAACACTTATTCGTTAATCTATTTAATAAATTAAAAAATTAAGATATAATGCTGAATAGAAAATTGCGGCCTTTTATTTATGGATTGTGTTATTATCTCGGTATCCTCTCCTTCTTTTACCGGATAAACAGGAAGAAGCAGCGTATCCTTGTTTTCCATCATATTATACCAGATGAATATATGAATAATAGTTTTGAGCAAGCGATTGTTTGTACGTCTCGTTCACGGTTTGATTGGATGATGTCGATAGTCAATAAGCGTTTTGAGGTGACTACCGAGCTGGGGCGGTCCGGTTCTGTCATCATCACTTTCGATGATGGTTATCGGGCAGCATTAATAGCGGATGAGGTATTGGCGAAAAGAACTAATAACGCCTATTTTTTTATGCCTATCTCAAATGTCGGTTCTTCCATGCCTTTGTGGATTGATCGGATTATGGCGTGGTTCGCTTACGTGCCCGAAGGAGAGTATATGATTGCGAACCGAAAGGTACGGATCGGAGATTCGTTAAGCAGGCAGCTGGCGTTCTCTTCTTTGATTGATACGTTGTATGAGAAATACGATAAAGATTCTATTATTGAGATGTTGGGAGTGACTTATCCTTACGAAGCGCTACCGATTGATCCCGCTTATTTTGACCTCCGCTTTAAGGGGCTGACCGAAGAGGAGCTTTTGATGTTGAAACGGAAAGGACATAAGATCGGAGGGCATTCCGTGTGCCATGATATATTATCAATGCTTAATGAACGGGAGTTGCGATTGGACTTTGAGGCTTGTTCCGAGCGGGTAGGACATTTGTATAACACGGATTTGTTCGCCTATCCTTATGGTCATAAGCGGGACGTGACCCCCCGTGTCATCAAAGAATGCGCACAATCCGCTTTCGCTTTTGCCGTGATGAATGAATATAACGCTGAGGCTTCCGAGTACTCGCTGTCGCGTATGAATATTAGCCATTATTACTCCCGCTTTGAGATAGAGGCCTCCTTGTCCGGATTTACTCAATGGTTGAAAAAATGGTTGAGATAAGAGAGGAAGATCTATCCTTTTGTCTAGCCCGGATTATGTATGTCTTAAGATTTATTTGTAAATCGCTTGTGGGATTCTAAAAAATAATCATCATGTTATTTACTTATATAATATATAATGCGATACTTTTGTTTGTATTATGGTTTGGGTATCTCGTGAAGATATCATCCACCCGGCACACTGAGTACTTTTATAGGACGATTGTATTTTTATCTATCGTAATACCGGCCTCTATCCGTAAAGGGATAGGTACTGATTATTGGGCTTATGTAGGACTATATGATTGGTATAGGACGAATAGTGATGAGCATGAAATAGGTTTTCAGCTGTTGGGGAAATTGATGAATACATTTGGGTTTAACCATCAAATATTTATAGCTGTTTTGGCTATTTTGGCTTTTGCGCCGATTTGCTATTATGTTCCCAAAAGGAAGTTTTATCCGTTTATTGTCTTTTACTTTTTCCTATTGTTCCCAAGTTGTATGAGTACTAGTCGGCAAGCGATTGCGGTTTCGTTAATAACCTGTGGCCTGTTTGCTTTATATAAGGAAAGAGGTAGATTAAAGTATACGCTGTGTACCATCCTCGCATTTTTGATTCACTTTTCATCGGTTCTTTATTTTCCTCTTTTATTCTTGAAAAATATTAGACTATCTGTTACCAAAGTTTATTTATTTTTTTGCGTGATATTATTGGCCGTGTCTGGAACGGAGTTGATTGATCGTTTATTCTCACACCCATTATTTATAGATTCTACGTATGGAGTGTATGCTGAGAATGTTTATAATAGAGAGGCTAGTGTTGGTACTGGGCTGGGGATCATCGCTAATTTGATAATTCCTTTTTTATTCCTTTTGTTAAATCGTAAAATATCTGCTGGATATAGTCATGTAGCATTTTTTGCCATATTGGATATGCTATATATCGGAAGCTATTTGTTGGCTGCAAAAATTCACATTTTTGGCCGTTTGATGGGATGCTTTGCCTTTGTTCCCGCATTTTTGGTAGATCCAGTATGTAAGGTTTTGGCTCCGAAGTATCAGAAGTTAATCTTGTTCCTTTTTTTCCTAATCTATTTGATCTTGTATGAGAAGACTATTACGGATAGTCAGGTTTACTTAGGCAGTGGATTGGGTATTTCTCCTTACACTACGATATTTGATTAATAGATGATAATTATTTAATAGAATGATAGACATAGTTTTACTATGGGTAGACGGGAATGATCCTGTCTGGCAGGCGGAGTATGCGAAGTATGCTCCTTGTGTGAAAGGTGATAAGAGAGAAGTCCGTTTCCGGGATTGGAATAATCTAAGGTTCTTGTTTCGGGGTATCGAGAAATATGCGCCGTGGGTTGGGAAAGTTCATTTTGTGACATGTGGGCATGCCCCGGAATGGTTGAACTTAGAAGCACCCAAGCTACATTTTGTCAAACATGCGGATTTCATTCCGGCGGAATATCTTCCTACATTCAATTGTAATCCCATAGAGATGAATATTCACCGGATCAAGGGATTATCTGATCATTTCATCTATTTTAATGATGATACGTTCTTGATCGATCATGTCGTGGAAGAGCGGTTCTTCCGTGACGGGTTACCCTGCGACATCGCAGCTCTAAACGCAATGCAGCCTAATAATAGTGGAATAGATCATATCATTTGTAATGATTTGATAGTGATCAATAAGTATTTTCCCAAGAAGGACTTGCTTAAGAGGCATCTAGGGAAATGGCTGAACGTGAGGTATGCCAGCCAATGGTATCGAACATTGGTTTTATGGCCTTGGAGCTTGCATACAGGCTTTGTCGATCCTCACATGCCTAACGCCTACTTGAAGTCTACTTTCGAGCGAGTTTGGGAGTTGGAGCCGAAGTTGTTGCGAGAGACCTCCGCGTCTCGGTTCCGTGACATTACGAATGTAAATCAATATCTCATGCGGTATTGGAGGCTTTGTTCCGGAGAGTTCTCTCCTTACAATGTTTGGAAGGACTCAGAATATGTTGCGATACAAAACGATAATTTGGACTATATATCAGATTTGATACGCAACCAGCGCAAACGAGTGATTTGTTTGAACGATTCAGACTTGACAGTTGACTTTGAAAAGGCTAAGCTCTCATTGATTAGCGCTTTTGAATCGCTCCTTCCAGAGAAAAGCTCGTTTGAGAAGTGATCAGTTAAATAATAGGTGAACCTTATTTTTTTATAACAATGAATATTAAAGAACTAGTTAGGACTGGGATTTTCTTGGTGGGTAGCTTCTTAGGTCAGAATAGAAGTAGCAGGGTGATCTATTATCATGACATTCATGGCTGTGTGTCGTATACAGATATGTCGACCTCTCTTGACTTGTTTAAGCGGCATGTAGAGGTTATACGGAAGGCTGGTTTTGAGATTGTCCGAGATATTAAGAGGTCCAAAGGGGAGATACAAATCGCTTTCGATGATGGCTTTCGCGGATTGCTGGATTGTGCGGATTGGTTGGTTTCCCAGCGTGTCTATCCCACGGTCTTTATTCCCACTACCTTGATTGGGAAAGAGGGTTATCTGTCAGAGTCTGAGATCATGCGATTGCATGAGATGGGTTTCAATATCCAGTCACATGGCGTTCGTCACAAAAACATGAGTGCACTGATTGATGAGGAACTTCAAGACGATTTGTGTACTTCAAAGACTTATTTTGAACGTCTTTTGGGAAAAACGGTCGATAGCGTCTGCTATCCGCAAGGATACTATTCAGACCGAGTTATTTCAGAATCGTTGAAAGCAGGTTATCA from Parabacteroides distasonis ATCC 8503 includes these protein-coding regions:
- a CDS encoding DUF3987 domain-containing protein — protein: MNPLSDLERLVAAIEKQGANIAPTYQEYMPIAFAIANDCGKAGRTFFHRICRMSEKYVSTEADKLYDHALKGGNGRNGLGSVFHLADLAGVRLDKSLAEAGKLSNFQTFTPPSHTHTCTHEEQSVKNVPPAFPEYPWPAFLKRMIDRGDTPAQKDILLLGAITVLGATLNKSIRISYGRKFYYPCLQTFIVAPPASGKGALAWTRRLAEPIHEAMMANYRQRHKAYREEKSRWDSLGKKKSDTPEPEMPPLKMFLIAGNNSGTGVLENLIEADGIGLICETEADTVSTAIGTEHGHWSDTLRKCHDHERLAFNRRTNREYRECPASYLSVLLSGTPAQVRPLIPSAENGLFSRQLFYRMPPIDEWADQFEQGDEDMDSLFSDWGRQWKKLVDYLHERVNVIQFHLSDTQKERFNSCFARIFGHAGLSYGYPMRSSVARIAINICRIASVVAFLRSVESLFIPQAILDSQFSILNCPGLSPAPEIPEENVRDGIVPSLELRINDDDFKAVLSLVEPLYRHSAGILSLLPSDEVPRSRTPTPQEALFAALPLSFNRQQALEEAERNNIPTATLDTCLKRMQERGTLEKNGRGEYSFGGRVTHK
- a CDS encoding BT4734/BF3469 family protein, which gives rise to MKESIFSFFNAPITNQVPNGVVCVSQLYAYITTSEWLRERTDQVRAASGDEKRFRRLKQSLLPYVTPAGIFSYRKEDHLLVPSGEFVIDIDHLSSPEEAICWRDTLFADERLRPDLSFVSPSTTGIKLLVPYRLSIKKTVEESFDEAVRFAWEYLEWKYGLKADATNADLSRACFLCHDPSARLGDRNR
- a CDS encoding acyltransferase family protein; translation: MPLFMALSGLFARRAYQGSFKDFLVKRGRQVLLPCSLWSLIIYIVLAFLDGDIHIHGIRSFAVNTLWFLKSVFVCGLLGFVAFKLQGKRVLWVTFSLLLSQVTLVWNVFIMYPCFFFGIGVFSYLSEIMRFKGWALTISGLLFVASSLYVAFTPDFWVRNQEICEALFSGTLSLTENALFLLEVIFKRYFQLFIGLSGSLFFITLFIGCALMRTMPVPFLLLSGGNTR
- a CDS encoding lipopolysaccharide biosynthesis protein, coding for MNKYKRLGKNSLLVFVGSIGSKLLAILMLPFYTAWLSVESYGDVDLVSTYVSLIMGIVTLCVTDAIFRFPQGKGREEQRILFSSGLAVVSLSLVLFGGLYYGLLKWATGVRWGVFDAYAGYIYTLLIFSFLQLYLQQFSRSIDRMSVFVMSGVILTFVIALSSLLLVPKWGVDGYLISQLIGFAASISYTSFSMRIDRYLSYSSISVSAMKEMLSYSIPMIPNATLWWILGTSNRLFLEHYHSTDLVGIFAVSNRFPSIITMVFNTFFLSWQISVLEEFEKPGFRIFYNRIMRLCFVLLLLVEFLLSLSSYWLIRFFADEAYLDAWRYIPFLGLAAVFSSFSTLMGTMFMATKNTRYFLTTSLWGGLLCLGMNLLLIPLYGIMGATVSLLIAHFIILYLRIIKSDKYVYLEGKGDYLSQIALLLGAIIGILFLDAWSLRLMSFSLFFALFILLNKGFVKEVLDSLVNIIRK
- a CDS encoding polysaccharide deacetylase family protein; protein product: MLNRKLRPFIYGLCYYLGILSFFYRINRKKQRILVFHHIIPDEYMNNSFEQAIVCTSRSRFDWMMSIVNKRFEVTTELGRSGSVIITFDDGYRAALIADEVLAKRTNNAYFFMPISNVGSSMPLWIDRIMAWFAYVPEGEYMIANRKVRIGDSLSRQLAFSSLIDTLYEKYDKDSIIEMLGVTYPYEALPIDPAYFDLRFKGLTEEELLMLKRKGHKIGGHSVCHDILSMLNERELRLDFEACSERVGHLYNTDLFAYPYGHKRDVTPRVIKECAQSAFAFAVMNEYNAEASEYSLSRMNISHYYSRFEIEASLSGFTQWLKKWLR
- a CDS encoding EpsG family protein, whose product is MLFTYIIYNAILLFVLWFGYLVKISSTRHTEYFYRTIVFLSIVIPASIRKGIGTDYWAYVGLYDWYRTNSDEHEIGFQLLGKLMNTFGFNHQIFIAVLAILAFAPICYYVPKRKFYPFIVFYFFLLFPSCMSTSRQAIAVSLITCGLFALYKERGRLKYTLCTILAFLIHFSSVLYFPLLFLKNIRLSVTKVYLFFCVILLAVSGTELIDRLFSHPLFIDSTYGVYAENVYNREASVGTGLGIIANLIIPFLFLLLNRKISAGYSHVAFFAILDMLYIGSYLLAAKIHIFGRLMGCFAFVPAFLVDPVCKVLAPKYQKLILFLFFLIYLILYEKTITDSQVYLGSGLGISPYTTIFD
- a CDS encoding stealth family protein; protein product: MIDIVLLWVDGNDPVWQAEYAKYAPCVKGDKREVRFRDWNNLRFLFRGIEKYAPWVGKVHFVTCGHAPEWLNLEAPKLHFVKHADFIPAEYLPTFNCNPIEMNIHRIKGLSDHFIYFNDDTFLIDHVVEERFFRDGLPCDIAALNAMQPNNSGIDHIICNDLIVINKYFPKKDLLKRHLGKWLNVRYASQWYRTLVLWPWSLHTGFVDPHMPNAYLKSTFERVWELEPKLLRETSASRFRDITNVNQYLMRYWRLCSGEFSPYNVWKDSEYVAIQNDNLDYISDLIRNQRKRVICLNDSDLTVDFEKAKLSLISAFESLLPEKSSFEK
- a CDS encoding polysaccharide deacetylase family protein, which gives rise to MNIKELVRTGIFLVGSFLGQNRSSRVIYYHDIHGCVSYTDMSTSLDLFKRHVEVIRKAGFEIVRDIKRSKGEIQIAFDDGFRGLLDCADWLVSQRVYPTVFIPTTLIGKEGYLSESEIMRLHEMGFNIQSHGVRHKNMSALIDEELQDDLCTSKTYFERLLGKTVDSVCYPQGYYSDRVISESLKAGYQKLYISVPGEYDMDKMVKHRSFFQSLSPIQARLALHGGMDILASHYQKLHYNTLHRY